One Phoenix dactylifera cultivar Barhee BC4 chromosome 8, palm_55x_up_171113_PBpolish2nd_filt_p, whole genome shotgun sequence genomic window carries:
- the LOC103696882 gene encoding uncharacterized protein LOC103696882, with translation MSVERTLAAEQEALTWQRFRTAFYSKYFPSSHFRELEREFLNLSQGTMTVDEYEAEFDRKETQDSKDRIQKKRSRDDDTHSGQNSSRTEKSRNRSGQSEKQGSYGETIQQDQSKCEACGGAHKTELCRRLSGACFRCGQQGHKIAKCPRNRQVSQSNQRPQATRTQQVQGSPAPVQVAQPSSPKQQIGGRPHTQGRIYALTQQDAQASNTVVSEYDLHVNTPAESGRICNQVCKTCPVQIVGRDLPANLIDIDMYDFDIILGMDWLASHFATINCHEKRLVRVVDRKEQVLRRRTIPYVKIQWSNHSEREATWELEDEMKEKYPNLFAS, from the exons atgtcTGTGGAGCGCACATTGGCAGCCGAGCAGGAGGCACTTACCTGGCAGAGGTTTCGCACagccttctactccaagtatttcccttCAAGTCACTTTAGGGAGCTAGAGAGAGAATTTCTAAATCTGTCTCAAGGAACCATGACCGTGGATGAGTATGAGGCAGAGTTTGACAG GAAGGAAACACAAGATTCAAAAGatagaatacaaaagaagaggagcagaGATGATGATACTCATAGTGGACAAAATTCTAGTAGGACAGAAAAATCTCGTAATAGGTCTGGACAATCAGAAAAGCAAGGATCTTATGGAGAGACTATTCAACAAGACCAGTCTAAATGTGAAGCATGTGGTGGTGCCCATAAGACAGAACTCTGTAGACGATTATCTGGCGCATGTTTCAGATGTGGCCAACAGGGTCATAAGATAGCAAAGTGCCCTCGCAATCGGCAAGTATCACAATCAAATCAGAGGCCTCAAGCTACAAGGACCCAGCAAGTGCAAGGTTCTCCTGCTCCGGTTCAGGTTgctcagccttcttctcctAAGCAGCAGATAGGAGGGAGACCGCACACACAGGGTCGTATTTATgcactgactcagcaggatgctcaggcatccaataCTGTGGTGTCAG AGTATGATTTGCATGTTAACACCCCTGCCGAAAGTGGGAGGATTTGTAATcaggtctgcaagacttgtcCAGTTCAGATAGTAGGTAGAGACTTGCCTGCTAATTTGATAGATATAGATATGTATGACTTTGACATAATTCTCGGTATGGACTGGTTAGCGTCACACTTTGCTACCATTAACTGTCATGAAAAGCGG CTTGTACGTGTGGTTGATAGAAAAGAACAAGTGTTGAGAAGGCGCACAATTCCTTATGTTAAGATTCAGTGGAGCAATCACTCTGAACGTGAGGCTACGTGGGAACTGGAGGATGAGATGAAGGAGAAATATCCGAACCTTTTTGCAAGctaa